TACTTTGCTTCCCATCTTCCGTTGATTAAATCTTCTTCGAGCAGCTTCACTCCCTTCTCAACTAGGCTGGCATCAGCTAAAGCCAAAGCTGATATTCCAGCGCGAACTTCGGGATTTAAATATATCTCTGGTCGTCTCCAACCTGCTGCGAGAAACATATCTGATAAATCAGGTGGTAACATTAAAGTAGCTGCCTCGACCGTCCTCTGAGTATTAGCTTGGATTAACGCCGCGATATTATTTAGGGGTGGGAAAATGTCTTCTGCTTCTTCCCAAATGAAGGGAAAGTAATCATTAAGGCAAAATTTCTCACCAAGCCTAGGATCAAAGGTGAGAAAAATAAGTGGTCCTGTTCTAGCAACTCGGTTCATTTCTCTGACTGCTTGTTCAAGGTTAGAGAAATGATGAATGGCTAAAATGCTGACTACTGCATCCACAGATGAAGTTGCTAAGGGAAGATTCTCTGCATATCCGGTAAACCATTGCACTTGTGGATGTGGCGTTGCTTGCGCTCTCATCACCATTGAAGGTTCTACCGCATAAAGGATAAATCCTTGCTCTGCCAGCGCCCTGCTGTAGCCTCCCGTGCCAGCTCCAATATCAGCGATCATACTTCCCTTTTTTACTTGTAGTAGATTCAGCAGGGAATCCACTATTCGAGGATCGGGAAGGCGGGATTTTGAGTAGGATTTACCAATCAAATCATAGGCAGACATTATTTTCGTTACTATAAAAATAAACATCATTCTTCACAAAGATTTAAGCTGATCGCTCTCATGTTCCCCCCAATTCTGCATCTTAGATACAGCTTAATAATTAGTAAGCAAGCTAAGCTGTAGTTTAAAAGTCACTACATCTGCTGTTCATCTTCGCCTATGAATAGTTCCTTCTTGTCTCGC
This window of the Chroococcidiopsis sp. CCMEE 29 genome carries:
- a CDS encoding class I SAM-dependent methyltransferase, which translates into the protein MSAYDLIGKSYSKSRLPDPRIVDSLLNLLQVKKGSMIADIGAGTGGYSRALAEQGFILYAVEPSMVMRAQATPHPQVQWFTGYAENLPLATSSVDAVVSILAIHHFSNLEQAVREMNRVARTGPLIFLTFDPRLGEKFCLNDYFPFIWEEAEDIFPPLNNIAALIQANTQRTVEAATLMLPPDLSDMFLAAGWRRPEIYLNPEVRAGISALALADASLVEKGVKLLEEDLINGRWEAKYGEIQKLKEINAGYRFLCAKSDR